The proteins below come from a single Alosa sapidissima isolate fAloSap1 chromosome 23, fAloSap1.pri, whole genome shotgun sequence genomic window:
- the sgsm1b gene encoding small G protein signaling modulator 1 isoform X1 yields the protein MGETETRQRLLRSVKKEVKQIMEEAVTRKFVHEDSSHIISFCAVVEACVLHGLRRRAAGFLRSNKLAALFVKVGKMLAPAEELCRKVQELEQIMESKQNQTRVNQDSNQKMSKLPNLSPQAIKHLWIRTALTEKVLDKIVLYLVENSSKFYEREALLRDPVDGPILASLLVGPCALEYTKAKTANHFWTDPSADELVQRHRIHSGHCRQDSPTKRPALITKRQSSGSIDDRPSFWARDYVESLHQNSRATLLFGKNNVLVQPVCTDDMEAIPGYLSLHQTADLMTLKWTPNQLMNGNMGDLDYEKSVYWDYAMTIRLEEIVYLHCHQQVDSGGTVVLVSQDGIQRPPLRFPRGGHLLQFLTCLENGLLPHGQLDPPLWSQRGKGKVFPKLRRRSPHGSCESVSDKEEDEATDYVFRILLPSSQSDFVAPELSDQAMSLWQPSPRKSSCSSCSQNGSSDGGLPDGCNHDRPVAPLKLLCETMKYQIISRAFYGWLAYCRHLSTVRTHLSALINPSIIEHDFPTDAKGGLSLDVWKTFLQDSSVYEELEILRLVYYGGVEPSIRKEVWPFLLGHYTFTMTSEERKEVDEQVRASYEQTMSEWLGCEAIVKQREKEQHAAALARCSSETGGERGPRHDSTVSSDSSQSSSTSERQSHASSHSDSNSSAQVFGSVDEEDQPELEAKPEDQKPMPKLSNGTLANGTSSPDSGHPSSRNFSTTSGLSDCSPSTDEASAHDSGARAGVSQTPAKKSQPESAAEGASVSVADSQPKAPPPESELTKPNPAEQEVKVLEKEKTEVVSEKEASGCVSVKEDDEGVLESEPAAPVVSEKDLKVLSKKMVSEEKAKEVSEEASGGVSVKEDTGVLESEPTAHSNTVPAMESDSGEALEGSSLESEVPLSDTDPKCSEPKQQGVKIPEEKEDSEKKGESGLQETVAEAEVGKGTSDAQETQDPETDEEKVLSRLEEKADSSQESTLNPEQNQKTESSTVKTLETADKKSLETEKTADSTQSTEGAIPKSESLNKEHAEILSEEAPDVPKDKNENAGTDHITSTVVNDPLKTEESEDNQKEDPKAVEPQISESLKLEEPSISEAEESSPSKGISSSDAAENTAQSVIESKQAKSTPTKEVNPSVTDENAAQSVTESKQEEPSQSNKVKSSETLQNAGQPESHSKESEPSSVKRAISSDPAESSVPLGTKSKPELSPTEEILSSEAVEETAIQGSESEDSTAPGMEGRTVSESDDAKASQLGLSWVLERRDSNTESEGCVSAPPLLTQQSSTLDMADSDDSPSALEMEDIPTALICMSTEDHWGRQPLTLDAPSAQRIPREPGVDLPTLELRLEVGPNTSPEATESILSEDDPDMDSLFPKADSLAVRGELKNELASPVSSIGTTYSQELLDMYMLNLHRIEKDVHRCDRNYWYFTTANLEKLRNIMCSYVWQHLEIGYVQGMCDLLAPLLVILDDEAMAFSCFTELMKRMNQNFPHGGAMDSHFANMRSLIQILDSELFELMQQNGDYTHFYFCYRWFLLDFKREMVYDDVFSAWETIWAARSVSSSHFVLFIALALVEHYRDIILENNMDFTEIIKFFNEMAERHDVPQVLVKARELVHKVQTLIENK from the exons ATGGGAG AGACCGAGACTCGCCAGAGGCTGCTGCGCAGCGTAAAAAAAGAG GTGAAACAGATAATGGAGGAAGCAGTGACCCGCAAGTTTGTGCACGAGGACAGCAGTCACATAATTTCATTCTGTG CGGTGGTGGAAGCGTGTGTGTTGCACGGATTGAGGCGGAGAGCCGCAGGCTTTCTGCGCAGCAACAAGCTGGCCGCCCTCTTTGTGAAGGTGGGGAAGATGCTCGCTCCGGCCGAGGAACTGTGCCGGAAGGTCCAGGAGCTGGAGCAAATCATGGAGAGCAA ACAAAACCAGACTCGAGTGAACCAAGACAGCAACCAGAAGATGTCCAAACTGCCCAACCTGTCACCTCAGGCCATCAAACATCTGTGGATTCGAACTGCTCTCACAGAGAAGGTTCTAGACAAGATTGTGCTTTATCTGGTGGAGAACAGCAG CAAATTCTATGAGAGGGAAGCTTTACTGCGAGACCCGGTGGATGGACCAATTCTTGCTTCATTGTTAG TGGGGCCCTGTGCCCTGGAGTATACAAAGGCCAAGACGGCCAATCACTTCTGGACAGATCCATCAGCAGACGAACTGGTGCAGAGGCATCGTATCCATAGTGGCCATTGCCGACAGGACTCCCCCACCAAACGCCCCGCTCTG ATCACAAAAAGACAGTCGAGTGGCAGCATTGACGACCGGCCCTCTTTCTGGGCAAGGGACTATGTGGAATCTCTCCACCAGAACTCCCGGGCCACATTACTCTTCGGCAAGAACAATGTTCTGGTGCAGCCGGTATGT ACGGATGACATGGAGGCTATCCCAGGGTACCTCTCTTTGCACCAGACAGCTGACCTGATGACCCTAAAGTGGACCCCAAACCAACTGATGAATGGAAACATGGGGGACCTTGACTATGAGAAAAG TGTATACTGGGATTATGCAATGACTATCCGTCTTGAAGAAATAGTCTATCTGCACTGCCAccaacaag TGGACAGTGGAGGCACAGTGGTCCTGGTCAGCCAGGATGGGATCCAGAGACCTCCACTGCGTTTCCCTCGCGGGGGTCACCTGCTGCAGTTTCTTACCTGTCTGGAGAATGGACTCCTCCCACATGGACAGCTGGACCCACCACTGTGGTCTCAGAGGGGAAAG GGGAAAGTCTTCCCTAAGCTTCGCAGAAGAAGCCCGCATGGATCCTGTGAGTCGGTCTCAGACAAAGAAGAAGACGAAGCCACCGACTACGTCTTCCGGATCTTGCTACCTTCCAGCCAGTCTGACTTTG TTGCACCTGAGCTCAGTGATCAAGCCATGAGCCTGTGGCAACCATCACCACGGAAATCCTCCTGTTCGTCCTGTTCCCAGAATGGTTCCTCAGATGGGGGTCTCCCTGATGGCTGTAACCATGACAGGCCAGT GGCTCCTTTGAAATTACTCTGCGAGACCATGAAGTATCAGATCATTTCCCGTGCTTTCTATGGCT GGTTAGCCTACTGTCGTCACTTATCCACGGTGCGCACACACCTGTCGGCCTTGATAAACCCCTCCATCATCGAGCATGATTTCCCCACTGATGCCAAAGGCGGTCTAAGTTTGGACGTGTGGAAGACCTTCTTACAGGACTCCTCT gtgtatgaaGAGCTGGAGATTCTGCGTCTGGTCTACTATGGAGGGGTGGAGCCCAGCATACGCAAGGAGGTCTGGCCTTTCTTGCTGGGCCACTACACCTTCACCATGACctcagaggagaggaaggag GTGGACGAGCAGGTGCGAGCCAGCTACGAGCAGACGATGAGTGAGTGGTTGGGCTGTGAGGCCATCGTGAAGCAGCGTGAGAAGGAGCAGCACGCCGCTGCCTTGGCTCGCTGCTCCTCGGAGACGGGAGGGGAGCGAGGCCCACGCCACGACTCCACCGTCAGCTCAGAC TCATCCCAGAGCAGCAGCACctcagagagacagagccatGCTTCCTCTCACAGCGACTCGAACAGCAGCGCACAG GTGTTTGGTTCAGTTGATGAAGAGGATCAACCTGAACTGGAGGCCAAGCCTGAGGACCAAAAACCTATGCCTAAGCTCTCAAATGGGACTCTGGCCAATGGCACCAGCTCACCGGACTCGGGCCATCCCTCGTCTCGTAACTTCTCCACCACGTCGGGTCTCTCCGATTGCTCCCCCAGCACCGACGAGGCCTCTGCCCACGACTCCGGGGCCAGAGCCGGGGTGTCTCAGACTCCCGCGAAGAAGAGCCAGCCAGAGTCGGCTGCAGAGGGAGCTTCTGTTAGCGTAGCCGACTCCCAACCCAAAGCGCCGCCCCCAGAGAGCGAGCTCACAAAACCCAATCCGGCAGAGCAGGAGGTGAAGGTGCTGGAAAAAGAGAAAACCGAAGTGGTCTCAGAAAAGGAAGCTTCAGGATGCGTTTCAGTCAAAGAAGACGATGAAGGCGTCCTGGAAAGTGAACCTGCAGCACCAGTGGTGTCAGAGAAGGATTTGAAGGTGCTGAGTAAAAAAATGGTCTCCGAAGAGAAAGCCAAAGAGGTCTCAGAGGAAGCCTCAGGGGGCGTTTCAGTCAAAGAAGACACAGGTGTCCTGGAGAGTGAACCTACAGCGCACAGTAACACAGTCCCGGCTATGGAGTCAGATTCTGGTGAGGCGTTAGAAGGAAGCTCACTTGAGAGTGAAGTGCCGCTTTCTGATACTGACCCAAAATGCAGTGAGCCAAAACAGCAAGGTGTGAAGATTCCTGAAGAGAAGGAGGATTCAGAAAAGAAAGGGGAGAGTGGTCTTCAAGAAACAGTAGCAGAAGCTGAAGTTGGGAAAGGGACTTCTGACGCACAGGAGACTCAGGATCCTGAGACAGATGAAGAAAAAGTCCTAAGTAGATTAGAGGAGAAAGCTGACTCCTCACAGGAGAGCACATTAAACCCAGAACAAAACCAAAAAACAGAGTCGAGTACGGTAAAGACACTCGAAACAGCTGACAAGAAATCCCTAGAAACGGAAAAGACAGCTGATAGCACACAAAGTACTGAAGGGGCGATTCCAAAGTCTGAGAGTTTGAACAAGGAGCATGCCGAAATCCTCTCTGAAGAAGCTCCTGATGTACCCAAAGACAAGAATGAGAATGCTGGAACAGACCATATCACAAGTACTGTGGTAAATGATCCTCTGAAGACAGAAGAATCTGAAGATAATCAAAAGGAAGATCCTAAGGCCGTTGAACCACAAATCAGTGAATCCCTTAAACTAGAAGAGCCTTCCATTTCAGAAGCCGAAGAGTCATCGCCATCAAAAGGCATTAGTTCATCTGATGCCGCAGAGAACACAGCTCAGTCAGTAATTGAATCAAAACAAGCCAAGTCAACACCAACAAAAGAGGTCAACCCCTCTGTAACAGATGAGAACGCTGCTCAGTCAGTTACTGAATCAAAACAAGAAGAACCATCACAATCAAATAAGGTCAAGTCTTCTGAAACACTCCAGAATGCTGGTCAGCCAGAATCTCACTCAAAAGAATCAGAGCCCTCATCGGTAAAAAGGGCCATCTCATCAGACCCAGCTGAGAGCAGTGTGCCACTGGGTACTAAATCAAAGCCGGAGCTTTCCCCAACAGAAGAGATTCTCTCATCAGAGGCGGTTGAGGAGACAGCAATTCAAGGCTCTGAGTCAGAGGACTCCACCGCTCCAGGGATGGAGGGGAGAACGGTGTCTGAGTCAGACGACGCTAAAGCCTCTCAGTTGGGGCTCAGTTGGGTACTGGAGAGGAGAGACTCCAACACGGAGTCCGAAGGCTGCGTCTCCGCTCCGCCTCTCCTCACGCAGCAGTCCTCCACCCTCGACATGGCCGACTCGGACGACTCCCCCTCCGCCCTCGAAATGGAGGACATCCCTACCGCGTTAATCTGCATGTCGACCGAGGACCACTGGGGAAGGCAGCCCCTCACCCTGGACGCCCCCTCGGCCCAGCGCATCCCCAGAGAGCCTGGTGTGGACCTGCCCACCCTGGAGCTCCGTTTGGAAGTGGGCCCCAACACGAGCCCTGAGGCCACAGAGTCCATCCTGTCGGAGGATGACCCTGACATGGATAGCCTCTTCCCAAAGGCAGACTCCCTAGCAGTAAGAGGGGAGCTGAAGAATGAGTTGGCCTCCCCTGTGTCCTCCATTGGTACAACTTACTCT CAAGAGCTGTTGGATATGTACATGCTGAACCTTCACCGCATTGAAAAGGATGTTCACAGGTGCGACAGAAACTACTGGTATTTCACCACGGCCAACTTGGAAAAACTGCGCAACATCATGTGCAG CTATGTGTGGCAGCACCTGGAGATAGGCTACGTCCAGGGAATGTGCGATCTACTAGCACCTCTGCTGGTTATCCTGGATGACG AGGCCATGGCCTTCAGCTGCTTCACGGAGCTCATGAAGAGAATGAACCAAAACTTTCCTCATGGGGGAGCCATGGACTCACACTTTGCTAACATGCGCTCACTCATCCAG
- the sgsm1b gene encoding small G protein signaling modulator 1 isoform X2: MGETETRQRLLRSVKKEVKQIMEEAVTRKFVHEDSSHIISFCAVVEACVLHGLRRRAAGFLRSNKLAALFVKVGKMLAPAEELCRKVQELEQIMESKQNQTRVNQDSNQKMSKLPNLSPQAIKHLWIRTALTEKVLDKIVLYLVENSSKFYEREALLRDPVDGPILASLLVGPCALEYTKAKTANHFWTDPSADELVQRHRIHSGHCRQDSPTKRPALITKRQSSGSIDDRPSFWARDYVESLHQNSRATLLFGKNNVLVQPTDDMEAIPGYLSLHQTADLMTLKWTPNQLMNGNMGDLDYEKSVYWDYAMTIRLEEIVYLHCHQQVDSGGTVVLVSQDGIQRPPLRFPRGGHLLQFLTCLENGLLPHGQLDPPLWSQRGKGKVFPKLRRRSPHGSCESVSDKEEDEATDYVFRILLPSSQSDFVAPELSDQAMSLWQPSPRKSSCSSCSQNGSSDGGLPDGCNHDRPVAPLKLLCETMKYQIISRAFYGWLAYCRHLSTVRTHLSALINPSIIEHDFPTDAKGGLSLDVWKTFLQDSSVYEELEILRLVYYGGVEPSIRKEVWPFLLGHYTFTMTSEERKEVDEQVRASYEQTMSEWLGCEAIVKQREKEQHAAALARCSSETGGERGPRHDSTVSSDSSQSSSTSERQSHASSHSDSNSSAQVFGSVDEEDQPELEAKPEDQKPMPKLSNGTLANGTSSPDSGHPSSRNFSTTSGLSDCSPSTDEASAHDSGARAGVSQTPAKKSQPESAAEGASVSVADSQPKAPPPESELTKPNPAEQEVKVLEKEKTEVVSEKEASGCVSVKEDDEGVLESEPAAPVVSEKDLKVLSKKMVSEEKAKEVSEEASGGVSVKEDTGVLESEPTAHSNTVPAMESDSGEALEGSSLESEVPLSDTDPKCSEPKQQGVKIPEEKEDSEKKGESGLQETVAEAEVGKGTSDAQETQDPETDEEKVLSRLEEKADSSQESTLNPEQNQKTESSTVKTLETADKKSLETEKTADSTQSTEGAIPKSESLNKEHAEILSEEAPDVPKDKNENAGTDHITSTVVNDPLKTEESEDNQKEDPKAVEPQISESLKLEEPSISEAEESSPSKGISSSDAAENTAQSVIESKQAKSTPTKEVNPSVTDENAAQSVTESKQEEPSQSNKVKSSETLQNAGQPESHSKESEPSSVKRAISSDPAESSVPLGTKSKPELSPTEEILSSEAVEETAIQGSESEDSTAPGMEGRTVSESDDAKASQLGLSWVLERRDSNTESEGCVSAPPLLTQQSSTLDMADSDDSPSALEMEDIPTALICMSTEDHWGRQPLTLDAPSAQRIPREPGVDLPTLELRLEVGPNTSPEATESILSEDDPDMDSLFPKADSLAVRGELKNELASPVSSIGTTYSQELLDMYMLNLHRIEKDVHRCDRNYWYFTTANLEKLRNIMCSYVWQHLEIGYVQGMCDLLAPLLVILDDEAMAFSCFTELMKRMNQNFPHGGAMDSHFANMRSLIQILDSELFELMQQNGDYTHFYFCYRWFLLDFKREMVYDDVFSAWETIWAARSVSSSHFVLFIALALVEHYRDIILENNMDFTEIIKFFNEMAERHDVPQVLVKARELVHKVQTLIENK, encoded by the exons ATGGGAG AGACCGAGACTCGCCAGAGGCTGCTGCGCAGCGTAAAAAAAGAG GTGAAACAGATAATGGAGGAAGCAGTGACCCGCAAGTTTGTGCACGAGGACAGCAGTCACATAATTTCATTCTGTG CGGTGGTGGAAGCGTGTGTGTTGCACGGATTGAGGCGGAGAGCCGCAGGCTTTCTGCGCAGCAACAAGCTGGCCGCCCTCTTTGTGAAGGTGGGGAAGATGCTCGCTCCGGCCGAGGAACTGTGCCGGAAGGTCCAGGAGCTGGAGCAAATCATGGAGAGCAA ACAAAACCAGACTCGAGTGAACCAAGACAGCAACCAGAAGATGTCCAAACTGCCCAACCTGTCACCTCAGGCCATCAAACATCTGTGGATTCGAACTGCTCTCACAGAGAAGGTTCTAGACAAGATTGTGCTTTATCTGGTGGAGAACAGCAG CAAATTCTATGAGAGGGAAGCTTTACTGCGAGACCCGGTGGATGGACCAATTCTTGCTTCATTGTTAG TGGGGCCCTGTGCCCTGGAGTATACAAAGGCCAAGACGGCCAATCACTTCTGGACAGATCCATCAGCAGACGAACTGGTGCAGAGGCATCGTATCCATAGTGGCCATTGCCGACAGGACTCCCCCACCAAACGCCCCGCTCTG ATCACAAAAAGACAGTCGAGTGGCAGCATTGACGACCGGCCCTCTTTCTGGGCAAGGGACTATGTGGAATCTCTCCACCAGAACTCCCGGGCCACATTACTCTTCGGCAAGAACAATGTTCTGGTGCAGCCG ACGGATGACATGGAGGCTATCCCAGGGTACCTCTCTTTGCACCAGACAGCTGACCTGATGACCCTAAAGTGGACCCCAAACCAACTGATGAATGGAAACATGGGGGACCTTGACTATGAGAAAAG TGTATACTGGGATTATGCAATGACTATCCGTCTTGAAGAAATAGTCTATCTGCACTGCCAccaacaag TGGACAGTGGAGGCACAGTGGTCCTGGTCAGCCAGGATGGGATCCAGAGACCTCCACTGCGTTTCCCTCGCGGGGGTCACCTGCTGCAGTTTCTTACCTGTCTGGAGAATGGACTCCTCCCACATGGACAGCTGGACCCACCACTGTGGTCTCAGAGGGGAAAG GGGAAAGTCTTCCCTAAGCTTCGCAGAAGAAGCCCGCATGGATCCTGTGAGTCGGTCTCAGACAAAGAAGAAGACGAAGCCACCGACTACGTCTTCCGGATCTTGCTACCTTCCAGCCAGTCTGACTTTG TTGCACCTGAGCTCAGTGATCAAGCCATGAGCCTGTGGCAACCATCACCACGGAAATCCTCCTGTTCGTCCTGTTCCCAGAATGGTTCCTCAGATGGGGGTCTCCCTGATGGCTGTAACCATGACAGGCCAGT GGCTCCTTTGAAATTACTCTGCGAGACCATGAAGTATCAGATCATTTCCCGTGCTTTCTATGGCT GGTTAGCCTACTGTCGTCACTTATCCACGGTGCGCACACACCTGTCGGCCTTGATAAACCCCTCCATCATCGAGCATGATTTCCCCACTGATGCCAAAGGCGGTCTAAGTTTGGACGTGTGGAAGACCTTCTTACAGGACTCCTCT gtgtatgaaGAGCTGGAGATTCTGCGTCTGGTCTACTATGGAGGGGTGGAGCCCAGCATACGCAAGGAGGTCTGGCCTTTCTTGCTGGGCCACTACACCTTCACCATGACctcagaggagaggaaggag GTGGACGAGCAGGTGCGAGCCAGCTACGAGCAGACGATGAGTGAGTGGTTGGGCTGTGAGGCCATCGTGAAGCAGCGTGAGAAGGAGCAGCACGCCGCTGCCTTGGCTCGCTGCTCCTCGGAGACGGGAGGGGAGCGAGGCCCACGCCACGACTCCACCGTCAGCTCAGAC TCATCCCAGAGCAGCAGCACctcagagagacagagccatGCTTCCTCTCACAGCGACTCGAACAGCAGCGCACAG GTGTTTGGTTCAGTTGATGAAGAGGATCAACCTGAACTGGAGGCCAAGCCTGAGGACCAAAAACCTATGCCTAAGCTCTCAAATGGGACTCTGGCCAATGGCACCAGCTCACCGGACTCGGGCCATCCCTCGTCTCGTAACTTCTCCACCACGTCGGGTCTCTCCGATTGCTCCCCCAGCACCGACGAGGCCTCTGCCCACGACTCCGGGGCCAGAGCCGGGGTGTCTCAGACTCCCGCGAAGAAGAGCCAGCCAGAGTCGGCTGCAGAGGGAGCTTCTGTTAGCGTAGCCGACTCCCAACCCAAAGCGCCGCCCCCAGAGAGCGAGCTCACAAAACCCAATCCGGCAGAGCAGGAGGTGAAGGTGCTGGAAAAAGAGAAAACCGAAGTGGTCTCAGAAAAGGAAGCTTCAGGATGCGTTTCAGTCAAAGAAGACGATGAAGGCGTCCTGGAAAGTGAACCTGCAGCACCAGTGGTGTCAGAGAAGGATTTGAAGGTGCTGAGTAAAAAAATGGTCTCCGAAGAGAAAGCCAAAGAGGTCTCAGAGGAAGCCTCAGGGGGCGTTTCAGTCAAAGAAGACACAGGTGTCCTGGAGAGTGAACCTACAGCGCACAGTAACACAGTCCCGGCTATGGAGTCAGATTCTGGTGAGGCGTTAGAAGGAAGCTCACTTGAGAGTGAAGTGCCGCTTTCTGATACTGACCCAAAATGCAGTGAGCCAAAACAGCAAGGTGTGAAGATTCCTGAAGAGAAGGAGGATTCAGAAAAGAAAGGGGAGAGTGGTCTTCAAGAAACAGTAGCAGAAGCTGAAGTTGGGAAAGGGACTTCTGACGCACAGGAGACTCAGGATCCTGAGACAGATGAAGAAAAAGTCCTAAGTAGATTAGAGGAGAAAGCTGACTCCTCACAGGAGAGCACATTAAACCCAGAACAAAACCAAAAAACAGAGTCGAGTACGGTAAAGACACTCGAAACAGCTGACAAGAAATCCCTAGAAACGGAAAAGACAGCTGATAGCACACAAAGTACTGAAGGGGCGATTCCAAAGTCTGAGAGTTTGAACAAGGAGCATGCCGAAATCCTCTCTGAAGAAGCTCCTGATGTACCCAAAGACAAGAATGAGAATGCTGGAACAGACCATATCACAAGTACTGTGGTAAATGATCCTCTGAAGACAGAAGAATCTGAAGATAATCAAAAGGAAGATCCTAAGGCCGTTGAACCACAAATCAGTGAATCCCTTAAACTAGAAGAGCCTTCCATTTCAGAAGCCGAAGAGTCATCGCCATCAAAAGGCATTAGTTCATCTGATGCCGCAGAGAACACAGCTCAGTCAGTAATTGAATCAAAACAAGCCAAGTCAACACCAACAAAAGAGGTCAACCCCTCTGTAACAGATGAGAACGCTGCTCAGTCAGTTACTGAATCAAAACAAGAAGAACCATCACAATCAAATAAGGTCAAGTCTTCTGAAACACTCCAGAATGCTGGTCAGCCAGAATCTCACTCAAAAGAATCAGAGCCCTCATCGGTAAAAAGGGCCATCTCATCAGACCCAGCTGAGAGCAGTGTGCCACTGGGTACTAAATCAAAGCCGGAGCTTTCCCCAACAGAAGAGATTCTCTCATCAGAGGCGGTTGAGGAGACAGCAATTCAAGGCTCTGAGTCAGAGGACTCCACCGCTCCAGGGATGGAGGGGAGAACGGTGTCTGAGTCAGACGACGCTAAAGCCTCTCAGTTGGGGCTCAGTTGGGTACTGGAGAGGAGAGACTCCAACACGGAGTCCGAAGGCTGCGTCTCCGCTCCGCCTCTCCTCACGCAGCAGTCCTCCACCCTCGACATGGCCGACTCGGACGACTCCCCCTCCGCCCTCGAAATGGAGGACATCCCTACCGCGTTAATCTGCATGTCGACCGAGGACCACTGGGGAAGGCAGCCCCTCACCCTGGACGCCCCCTCGGCCCAGCGCATCCCCAGAGAGCCTGGTGTGGACCTGCCCACCCTGGAGCTCCGTTTGGAAGTGGGCCCCAACACGAGCCCTGAGGCCACAGAGTCCATCCTGTCGGAGGATGACCCTGACATGGATAGCCTCTTCCCAAAGGCAGACTCCCTAGCAGTAAGAGGGGAGCTGAAGAATGAGTTGGCCTCCCCTGTGTCCTCCATTGGTACAACTTACTCT CAAGAGCTGTTGGATATGTACATGCTGAACCTTCACCGCATTGAAAAGGATGTTCACAGGTGCGACAGAAACTACTGGTATTTCACCACGGCCAACTTGGAAAAACTGCGCAACATCATGTGCAG CTATGTGTGGCAGCACCTGGAGATAGGCTACGTCCAGGGAATGTGCGATCTACTAGCACCTCTGCTGGTTATCCTGGATGACG AGGCCATGGCCTTCAGCTGCTTCACGGAGCTCATGAAGAGAATGAACCAAAACTTTCCTCATGGGGGAGCCATGGACTCACACTTTGCTAACATGCGCTCACTCATCCAG